A genomic segment from Calypte anna isolate BGI_N300 unplaced genomic scaffold, bCalAnn1_v1.p scaffold_183_arrow_ctg1, whole genome shotgun sequence encodes:
- the LOC115600262 gene encoding olfactory receptor 14A16-like, giving the protein MSNSSSIRQFLLLAFADRRELQLLHFWLCLGIYLAALLGNGLIITTIACDHHLHTPMYFFLLNLSLLDLGCISTTLPKAMANSLWDNTDISYKGWSAQLFFFAFFIEAEFSFLTLMSYDRYVAICKPLHYGTLLGSRACVHMAAAAWGTGFLTALLHTANTFSLPLCQGNALDQFFCEIPQILKLSCSHSYLRELGLIVVSACLSFGCFVFMVVSYVEIFRAVLRIPSEQGRHKAFSTCLPHLAVVSLFISTGVFAHLKPPSISSPSLDLVVSFLYSVVPSAVNPLIYSMRNQEFMGSLRKCLGFFSRHRLPHVSSIDSHPVRCVSEKSSTVILFR; this is encoded by the coding sequence ATGTCCAAtagcagctccatcaggcagttcctcctcctggcatttgcagacaggcgggagctgcagctcttgcacttctggctctgcctgggcatctacctggctgccctcctgggcaacggcctcatcatcaccaccatcgcctgtgaccaccacctccacacccccatgtacttcttcctcctcaacctctccctcctcgacctgggatgcatctccaccactctgcccaaagccatggccaattccctctgggacaacacggacatctcctacaagggatggtctgcacagctcttcttctttgcctttttcattGAAGCCGAATTCTCTTTCCTGACCCTTATGTCCTATgaccgctacgtggccatctgcaaacccctgcactacgggaccctcctgggcagcagagcttgtgtccacatggcagcagctgcctggggcactgggtttctcactgctctgctgcacacagccaatacattttccctgcccctctgccagggcaatgccctggaccagttcttctgtgaaatcccccagatcctcaagctctcctgctcacactcctacctcagggaacttggcCTTATTGTAGTCAGTGCCTGTTTATcatttggctgttttgttttcatggtggtgtcctatgtggagatcttcagggctgtgctgaggatcccctctgagcagggaaggcacaaagccttttccacgtgcctccctcacctggccgtggtctccctgttcatcagcactGGCGTCTTTGCCcacctgaagcccccctccatctcctccccatctctggacctggtggtgtcatttctgtactcggtggttccttcagcagtgaaccccctcatctacagcatgaggaaccaggagttCATGGGTTCTCTGAGGAAATGTTTAGGTTTTTTCAGTAGACATAGGCTTCCTCATGTCTCTTCAATTGACTCGCATCCTGTGAGATGCgtttcagaaaaatcttcaaCTGTGATTTTATTTCGTTAA
- the LOC115600263 gene encoding olfactory receptor 14A16-like: protein MSNSSSIRQFLLLAFADRRELQLLHFWLFLGIYLAALLGNGLIITTITCDHHLHTPMYFFLLNLSLLDLGSISTTLPKAVANSLWDNTDISYRGCAAQTFFFLFFIGGEFYLLTIMCYDRYVAICKPLHYGTLLGSRACVHMAAAAWGSGFLTALLHTANTFSLPLCQGNALDQFFCEIPQILKLSCSHSYLRELGLLVVSASLAFGCFVFIVVSYVEIFRAVLRIPSEQGRHKAFSTCLPHLAVVSLFVSTGVFAHLKPPSISSPSLDLVVAVLYSVVPPAVNPLIYSMRNQELKGALCKLMTGLIHK from the coding sequence atgtccaacagcagctccatcaggcagttcctcctcctggcatttgcagacaggcgggagctgcagctcttgcacttctggctcttcctgggcatctacctggctgccctcctgggcaacggcctcatcatcaccaccatcacctgtgaccaccacctccacacccccatgtacttcttcctcctcaacctctccctccttgacctgggatccatctccaccactctgcccaaagccgtggccaattccctctgggacaacaccGACATCTCCTACAgaggatgtgctgcacagacctttttctttctctttttcattggTGGagagttttatctcctgaccatcatgtgctacgaccgctacgtggccatctgcaaacccctgcactacgggaccctcctgggcagcagagcttgtgtccacatggcagcagctgcctggggctctgggtttctcactgctctgctgcacacagccaatacattttccctgcccctctgccagggcaatgccctggaccagttcttctgtgaaatcccccagatcctcaagctctcctgctcacactcctacctcagggaacttgggcttctTGTGGTCAGTGCCTCTTTGGcatttggctgttttgttttcatcgtggtgtcctatgtggagatcttcagggctgtgctgaggatcccctctgagcagggaaggcacaaagccttttccacgtgcctccctcacctggctgtggtctccctgttcGTCAGCACTGGCGTCTTTGCCcacctgaagcccccctccatctcctccccatctctgGACCTGGTCGTGGCAgttctgtactcggtggttcctccagcagtgaaccccctcatctacagcatgaggaaccaggagctcaagggtgcTTTGTGTAAACTGATGACAGGATTGATTCATAAGTAA